The genomic stretch CCCTCTGGTAGCGTAGCCCCTCCCCCACTACACACAGTGCCCCGGGGTAGAGCCCGTGTGCGTGGACCTGAGCGACTGGGAGGCCACGGAGCGGGCGCTGGGCGGCGTGGGCCCCGTGGACCTGCTGGTGAACAACGCAGCGGTGGCGCTGTTGCAGCCCTTCCTGGAGGTCACCAAGGAGGCCTGTGACACGTGAGCCAGTGGCGGCGCCTGGAGGGGGAGCGTGGCTGGGCAGCAGCCCTAGTCCCTGACCAgggtctgtccctctgcctccaggTCCTTCGACGTGAACCTGCGCGCcgtcatccaggtgtcccaggtgagctgtgtgggagggcacagagcgcagagcgggggggggggggggggcggccgtCCTGCCTCACCCGCTCCTGCCTTCCAGATTGTGGCCAGGGGCATGATTGCCCGGGGAGCCCCCGGGGCCATCGTGAATGTGTCCAGCCAGGCCTCCCAACGCGCCCTGACCAACCACAGTGTCTACTGTGAGTGAGCCCTGCTgcacctgtcccccccccccccccccgcctgccccGTTCCCCGGCCACCCGGGCCCCATGACGTCCTCCTCGCAGGCTCCACCAAAGGTGCCCTGGACATGCTGACCAAGGTgatggccctggagctggggccCCACAAGGTGAGCCAGCTCAGGTGTCTTCCCCCACTTGGCCCGCACGCCCAGGGCCCGGGCTGCCGTGCTGACGCCTGTCTGGGCGCAGATCCGAGTGAACGCGGTGAACCCCACCGTGGTGATGACACCCATGGGCCAGGCCAACTGGAGCAACCCCCACAAGGCCAAGCCTCTGCTGGACCGAATCCCGCTCGGCAAGTTTGCCGGTGAGCCGGGTGGGGGCCTCGCCCCTGTCCCTGTGGGGGGGtggtggctgggagggcaggaggcGGGCCGCCTCTGCCGTCCACACCCCTGACCCTGCCTTGCCCACAGAGGTGGAGCACGTGGTGGACGCCATCCTCTTCCTGCTGAGCGACCGGAGTGGCATGACCACAGGCTCCACCCTGCCGGTGGACGGGGGCTTCCTGGCTACCTGAGCCGCACGCGCCTCGGGGCCCCGtggagcccctccctgcccccagccccaatAAACCCGTGTGCCGACTCCCAGGTGGGCAGTCTGTCAGGTTTTCGGGCAGGCTCCTAAAGGAGCTGGGGTAGGAGCCAGGGTGGCCTTTGGCCTGGGGCGGAGCCGAGACGCAGTTGTCAATGTTTGACAGCTCGGAGAGTGAAGAGCTTGGGGCGCGCATCTCTGTGACGGACAGCGCCCCTTGGCTTCTCGTGCCGTCTACACCGAGTGAGCCGCACCCTCCCCCGGCCTGGTTCTACCCAGCCGGCACCGAGTCGGGCTCTGGTTGTATTTGCCGACTCC from Lepus europaeus isolate LE1 chromosome 18, mLepTim1.pri, whole genome shotgun sequence encodes the following:
- the LOC133776848 gene encoding L-xylulose reductase; translated protein: MELGLAGRRVLVTGAGKGIGRGTVQALHAAGARVVAVSRTRADLDSLVRECPGVEPVCVDLSDWEATERALGGVGPVDLLVNNAAVALLQPFLEVTKEACDTSFDVNLRAVIQVSQIVARGMIARGAPGAIVNVSSQASQRALTNHSVYCSTKGALDMLTKVMALELGPHKIRVNAVNPTVVMTPMGQANWSNPHKAKPLLDRIPLGKFAEVEHVVDAILFLLSDRSGMTTGSTLPVDGGFLAT